One stretch of Bacteroidota bacterium DNA includes these proteins:
- a CDS encoding LamG-like jellyroll fold domain-containing protein — protein sequence MKQLFTLFIITIISSSIASSQILPSAIPTKNLKGHWTFDNTGAPFAAAVGTALVKDKNAPATETIISIDGPTVANKAIHVPKFNFLRATPGLQANGTSDTLKKVNRYSMIIDFRINSRGDWRTFYQTDPTNTTDGDLFIRNATTSRGHNIGRATPGYSFDSIMVGRWYRLVVVANIGVEFNLYLDGNLLHKGSPMTADNNQALESVNGLDELLFFGDDDGDNGEIDVAEIALYDTTLTVTQISTMGGYGYLVQAKDPVSIFDMTDAANVLKPTVGTGTLVLKGAGTLKTVAGPKPDFNAVQLQSGQYLQLNHSITANGVVANGKTNSWSVLVDFKLPDLSQAYDLLQTDSTNVSPAEFAINAAGKVGCDTLGYSDSTVVAAKKWHRMIMAVDGGKITTYYIDGKKVSQQSVLPAGRFTLIPAANGKLGSLLIGTQTAGSHSNMIEIAQVQMWNRWVDSSTVSTLGAVDVFSDLGTGKGGSSVLLDGTDANMNVRIPLKQQYKFDSTKSFTVEAWIKPLRVWSGDPAIISNKDWGSGGNAGWAIALDAGGVWQYNIGDGGINTDAKHRADMDDIAVINNEQWHHIAVVVDRSSNFARAYSDGVLKKSADISTVKSIDTDYDLYIGQDGTGNYSWGYKYGGYIDEVRIWGTALDSATLRGWMFNSSNIASHPKFTDLRGYWRFDAAAGDSTPDASNYSNWGKLLNGASLRRSDVALPVREEGLSTPTAFALDNAYPNPFNPSTTIRFSVPFDSRVTLNVYNVLGQRIATIFYGEVNAGVYHTVWNAANSVSQVASGIYFYRIEATGSNNEQFTATKKLILMK from the coding sequence ATGAAACAGTTGTTTACACTATTCATCATTACAATCATCAGTTCATCGATTGCTTCATCTCAAATACTCCCTTCCGCAATTCCGACAAAAAACCTCAAAGGACATTGGACCTTTGATAATACAGGTGCACCGTTTGCAGCAGCAGTCGGGACGGCGTTGGTGAAAGACAAAAACGCACCTGCAACGGAAACCATTATCTCGATTGATGGACCGACAGTTGCCAACAAAGCAATTCATGTTCCCAAATTTAATTTTTTACGGGCTACGCCGGGATTACAAGCTAATGGCACAAGTGATACTTTGAAAAAAGTAAATCGATATTCCATGATTATCGATTTTCGAATTAACAGCAGAGGTGATTGGAGAACGTTCTATCAAACTGATCCGACCAACACAACGGATGGTGATTTATTTATTCGAAATGCAACCACCTCACGCGGCCATAATATTGGACGTGCTACGCCAGGGTATTCCTTTGACTCAATCATGGTTGGCCGCTGGTACCGTCTAGTTGTTGTGGCAAATATTGGCGTGGAATTCAATTTATATCTTGATGGAAACCTTCTGCATAAAGGAAGTCCAATGACTGCCGATAATAACCAGGCGCTTGAATCGGTGAATGGATTGGACGAACTGCTCTTCTTTGGTGATGATGATGGAGATAATGGTGAAATAGATGTTGCGGAGATAGCGTTATATGACACAACATTAACAGTGACACAGATTAGTACAATGGGAGGCTATGGCTATCTTGTGCAAGCAAAAGATCCTGTCAGTATTTTTGATATGACCGATGCCGCCAATGTTCTAAAACCAACAGTCGGAACTGGTACATTGGTATTGAAAGGAGCCGGCACATTAAAAACTGTTGCGGGACCGAAACCGGATTTCAATGCCGTTCAACTTCAAAGCGGTCAATACCTGCAGTTAAACCACAGTATCACAGCAAATGGAGTTGTGGCAAACGGGAAAACCAATAGCTGGTCGGTGCTTGTAGATTTTAAACTTCCGGATCTTTCACAGGCGTACGATCTTCTTCAAACGGATTCAACGAATGTATCGCCGGCTGAATTCGCAATTAATGCTGCTGGGAAAGTGGGATGCGATACTCTTGGATATTCTGACAGTACAGTCGTAGCTGCAAAAAAATGGCATCGTATGATTATGGCAGTTGATGGGGGAAAAATTACAACATATTATATAGATGGAAAAAAAGTTTCACAACAATCTGTTCTTCCCGCAGGACGGTTCACACTGATTCCTGCTGCTAATGGGAAACTCGGTTCGTTGCTTATTGGTACACAGACGGCGGGCAGTCACTCCAATATGATTGAGATCGCACAGGTGCAGATGTGGAATCGCTGGGTAGATAGCTCAACTGTTTCTACGCTGGGAGCCGTTGATGTCTTTTCAGATCTCGGTACCGGTAAAGGCGGCTCATCGGTTTTGTTGGATGGAACAGATGCGAATATGAACGTTCGTATTCCGTTGAAACAACAATATAAATTCGATTCCACAAAAAGTTTTACCGTTGAAGCATGGATCAAACCTTTACGGGTGTGGAGCGGTGACCCTGCTATCATCAGTAACAAAGATTGGGGTTCAGGAGGCAACGCGGGATGGGCTATTGCACTTGACGCAGGCGGAGTATGGCAGTACAATATCGGTGATGGCGGAATCAATACAGATGCAAAACATCGCGCGGATATGGATGATATTGCTGTGATCAATAATGAACAATGGCATCATATTGCTGTTGTCGTCGATCGGTCATCAAATTTTGCGCGGGCATATTCCGATGGTGTCTTAAAAAAGAGTGCAGATATTTCCACTGTGAAAAGTATCGATACCGATTATGATCTGTATATCGGTCAGGATGGTACCGGAAATTATTCCTGGGGTTATAAATACGGCGGTTACATTGATGAAGTCCGTATTTGGGGAACCGCGTTGGATTCAGCGACATTACGGGGATGGATGTTTAACAGCAGCAACATTGCAAGTCACCCAAAGTTTACAGATTTGCGCGGTTATTGGAGATTTGATGCGGCAGCCGGGGACAGTACACCAGACGCGTCGAATTATTCGAACTGGGGAAAGTTACTGAATGGTGCTTCATTGCGACGTTCCGATGTAGCACTGCCGGTACGTGAAGAAGGATTGTCAACACCGACTGCATTTGCGCTCGACAATGCATATCCAAATCCATTCAATCCATCCACAACCATTCGATTCTCAGTTCCATTCGACAGCAGAGTGACCTTGAATGTATATAATGTTCTTGGGCAACGGATTGCGACAATATTCTATGGAGAAGTTAATGCCGGCGTATACCACACAGTATGGAATGCTGCCAATAGCGTATCACAGGTCGCTTCCGGTATATACTTCTATCGTATTGAAGCAACCGGATCGAACAATGAACAATTTACTGCAACGAAGAAATTGATCTTGATGAAATAA
- a CDS encoding PorV/PorQ family protein: MSKQQQIWIIIFIVVASIGKAEKGPGKVTFESDVSGVGTSAAAFLEIGIGARAAALGNAYTALSNDPTALYWNPAGVAWATSMQVEIMQNNWIGKRNHQFAGMVIPLSDWNASVGLSFNTLDFGEAQKVRTIDQPDGTGELYDARDIAFGLTYSMALTDRFAFGITGKYVQERIWSVTSSGFAVDMGILYKTELKGLTLGANLSNFGTELQLRGNRLSITVDPDKNHYNFDRVEATYSTNSYAMPLSFRFGIAYEMELESFGSLVVSADVTHPSNATESVSFGGEYSVFNLFFLRAGYENMFERDHINGLTLGGGVDYFVEQSNFGLRLDYSWSEWGLLGNAQRVSVGVVF, encoded by the coding sequence ATGAGCAAACAACAACAAATTTGGATTATTATATTTATTGTCGTGGCATCAATCGGTAAGGCAGAGAAGGGTCCTGGTAAAGTGACTTTTGAATCAGACGTTTCCGGTGTTGGAACGTCTGCCGCTGCATTTTTAGAAATTGGAATTGGTGCCCGTGCTGCTGCTTTAGGAAATGCGTATACAGCATTGTCGAACGATCCAACCGCTTTGTATTGGAATCCCGCCGGTGTTGCGTGGGCTACTTCAATGCAGGTTGAGATTATGCAAAATAATTGGATTGGGAAAAGGAATCATCAGTTTGCTGGAATGGTTATACCACTGTCAGATTGGAATGCATCCGTCGGATTGAGTTTTAATACACTCGATTTTGGTGAAGCCCAAAAAGTTCGAACGATTGACCAGCCAGATGGTACGGGAGAATTATACGATGCCCGAGATATCGCATTTGGATTGACCTATTCTATGGCATTAACAGATCGCTTTGCTTTTGGTATTACCGGAAAATATGTGCAGGAACGTATTTGGTCGGTAACATCTTCCGGTTTTGCCGTTGATATGGGAATTCTCTACAAAACAGAATTGAAAGGTTTAACGCTCGGCGCTAATCTCAGCAATTTTGGTACGGAATTACAGTTAAGAGGAAATCGGCTTTCCATTACGGTCGATCCTGATAAAAACCATTATAATTTTGACAGGGTGGAAGCAACCTATTCTACAAATTCTTATGCAATGCCTCTTTCATTTCGCTTTGGTATCGCCTATGAAATGGAACTCGAATCGTTCGGTTCACTTGTCGTATCTGCGGACGTTACACATCCCAGTAATGCTACGGAAAGTGTATCGTTCGGAGGGGAATATTCCGTTTTTAATCTTTTCTTTCTTCGAGCGGGATACGAAAATATGTTCGAACGTGACCACATTAATGGATTGACACTCGGCGGTGGCGTAGACTATTTTGTGGAACAATCCAATTTTGGTTTACGGCTTGACTATTCGTGGTCCGAATGGGGATTGTTAGGAAATGCTCAACGAGTTTCGGTTGGGGTTGTGTTCTGA
- a CDS encoding TonB-dependent receptor has translation MALKIVHRMFFIFCISFFSALLLNAGTTGKISGRVTDKSNGEALIGASVQIDGTTRGTVCDPDGYYSLINLSPGKYTLTFRFIGYHNITIRDIEVNVDLTAKRDVQLVPDNIQMEAVLVQADVPIVTKDRTFSAAVVSTAQIEAMPVTEVAEVIALQAGVVQGSDGALHFRGGRSREVGYIIDGVNVTNAFSQDGGNNVQIENSVVQQVEVISGTFNAEYGAAQSGIVNIVTKSAAENYSFNIRAQTGEWYSTNTSTFLAIDKINPFANRDVQASLSGPIIPQTLSFYASGRVQNDESYLWYEKRFTALDGWKIAAYQRWYGEHFSATQQSGAINIPDSLSTGDGSMGPLNTSQNLSLHGKLDYFFSADLRLSYQLFFADGESQGGGASRRYQPGETSTSLSQSFHHFISWAHTPSEKFFYNIRGSYQYNWGDSYYRKDNRIARYPGDVGIQPISSSSEGFSLGTTGGIYRGNDAKNYRKLYLVNGDANWQLDRTQFIKMGFEVKQHDINTYSRGLVETDDWSEKKWTTAIKGNTLSWNSYWSEMIHYWDTLSIQRYRAVADSEVTRYRDYTIRPLEVAAYLQDKVELGDVIMNLGLRLDAFQPNEKVVNNPRVESFSLGSAINLKDAPWQYQFSPRFGLSFPISVTGVFHVAYGHFFQMPSFQKLYNEPLHVLTALQLEGLTLGNATLKPERTIAYEIGLQQGLTEEVAIDITAFYKDVKNLLGIEALSTVDNVSYYRYINRDYGNVRGLTVALRLGGSGFISGFLNYSLQIAKGSSSDPEFIQLIQTSTSIGGEPVEFIERKITALDWDQTHTLNTVVTLQEVSNWSLSFIGSFSNGLPFTPVFVERKDIAVREFLNAERKPIQWSVDLKAQKMLSLAGIQTTLFLKVNNVFDISNEVQVYSSTGRATYNARSVRDEELLREKLKQEGLFTLNEVDARPTWYSEPRRIEFGFEINF, from the coding sequence ATGGCACTAAAAATTGTGCATCGAATGTTCTTCATTTTCTGTATCTCGTTTTTCTCAGCACTATTACTCAACGCCGGTACTACCGGAAAGATCAGTGGGCGCGTTACCGATAAAAGTAACGGTGAAGCTCTTATTGGAGCGAGTGTCCAAATTGATGGGACCACCCGCGGTACGGTATGTGATCCGGATGGATATTATTCCTTAATCAATCTCTCACCGGGGAAATATACTCTCACCTTCCGTTTTATTGGATACCACAATATCACGATTCGTGATATAGAAGTGAATGTAGACTTGACGGCAAAACGTGATGTGCAGCTTGTGCCGGATAATATTCAAATGGAAGCTGTTCTCGTTCAAGCAGATGTACCGATTGTGACAAAAGATAGAACGTTTTCGGCTGCTGTTGTTTCTACGGCGCAAATTGAAGCAATGCCAGTTACGGAAGTCGCTGAAGTGATTGCGTTGCAAGCTGGCGTGGTTCAAGGCTCCGATGGAGCGCTGCATTTTCGCGGTGGCAGATCCCGCGAAGTGGGCTATATTATTGACGGCGTAAACGTCACCAATGCGTTCAGTCAGGATGGCGGGAACAATGTGCAGATTGAAAACTCAGTCGTCCAGCAAGTAGAAGTGATCAGCGGAACATTTAATGCTGAATATGGTGCAGCTCAATCTGGAATTGTGAACATTGTAACAAAATCAGCAGCGGAGAATTATTCCTTTAATATCCGTGCACAAACCGGCGAATGGTACAGCACAAACACTTCTACCTTCTTAGCAATTGATAAAATAAATCCTTTTGCAAATCGTGATGTTCAAGCAAGCCTGTCTGGTCCAATTATTCCTCAAACACTAAGTTTCTACGCATCCGGCAGAGTGCAGAATGATGAAAGTTATCTCTGGTATGAAAAGAGATTCACGGCATTAGACGGATGGAAAATTGCGGCATATCAGCGCTGGTATGGTGAACATTTTTCCGCAACGCAACAATCGGGAGCAATAAACATTCCTGATTCACTTTCGACCGGTGATGGTTCAATGGGCCCATTGAATACGTCGCAAAATCTTTCGCTGCATGGTAAGCTCGATTATTTTTTCTCCGCCGATCTTCGGTTGTCCTATCAACTGTTTTTTGCTGACGGAGAATCTCAGGGCGGAGGTGCAAGTCGGCGGTATCAGCCGGGTGAAACATCAACATCATTATCACAATCCTTCCATCATTTTATTTCCTGGGCTCATACACCGTCAGAAAAATTCTTCTATAATATTCGCGGTTCGTATCAATACAATTGGGGTGATTCATATTACCGCAAAGATAATCGCATTGCCAGATATCCTGGAGATGTCGGAATTCAACCGATCTCTTCCTCATCTGAAGGATTTTCACTCGGCACCACCGGCGGAATCTACCGCGGGAACGATGCAAAGAACTATCGAAAATTATATTTAGTGAATGGGGATGCAAACTGGCAACTCGATAGAACACAGTTTATTAAAATGGGATTTGAAGTAAAGCAGCATGATATCAATACTTATTCCCGAGGATTGGTAGAAACAGATGATTGGAGCGAAAAAAAATGGACAACGGCGATAAAAGGAAATACGCTGTCGTGGAATAGTTATTGGTCCGAAATGATTCACTATTGGGATACGTTAAGTATTCAACGATACCGAGCAGTTGCTGATAGTGAAGTAACACGGTATCGGGATTATACTATTCGTCCATTAGAAGTCGCTGCATATCTCCAAGATAAAGTCGAACTCGGCGATGTGATTATGAATCTTGGCCTCCGTCTCGATGCGTTTCAACCGAATGAAAAAGTGGTCAACAACCCCCGCGTTGAATCATTTTCTCTCGGAAGTGCAATCAATTTAAAGGATGCTCCATGGCAATACCAATTCAGTCCTCGATTCGGATTATCGTTTCCTATTTCTGTAACGGGTGTGTTCCACGTTGCGTATGGACATTTCTTTCAGATGCCAAGTTTCCAAAAATTATATAACGAACCACTCCACGTGTTAACAGCATTGCAGCTTGAAGGATTGACCCTCGGCAATGCAACATTAAAACCGGAACGGACCATTGCGTATGAAATTGGATTGCAGCAAGGCCTAACGGAAGAGGTTGCCATTGATATTACTGCATTTTATAAAGATGTGAAAAACCTTCTCGGCATCGAAGCCCTGTCCACAGTAGACAATGTTTCCTATTACCGCTATATCAACCGTGATTACGGAAATGTTCGTGGTCTCACTGTGGCATTACGCCTCGGAGGAAGTGGATTTATCAGCGGATTTTTGAATTACAGTTTACAAATAGCGAAAGGAAGTTCTTCCGATCCGGAATTCATTCAATTAATACAGACATCAACCAGTATCGGCGGAGAACCAGTAGAATTTATCGAACGTAAGATTACTGCATTGGATTGGGATCAAACGCATACGCTAAATACTGTAGTAACATTGCAGGAAGTTTCGAATTGGAGTCTGTCGTTTATCGGTTCATTCTCTAACGGATTGCCATTTACACCTGTTTTTGTGGAACGCAAAGACATCGCGGTTCGGGAATTCTTGAATGCGGAACGGAAACCAATTCAATGGTCTGTTGATCTTAAAGCACAAAAAATGTTGTCGCTTGCCGGCATACAAACAACGCTATTTTTGAAAGTCAATAATGTGTTTGATATCTCCAATGAAGTGCAGGTATATTCGTCCACCGGAAGAGCCACCTATAATGCACGCAGTGTGCGAGATGAAGAGTTACTCCGTGAAAAATTGAAACAAGAAGGTTTGTTCACACTGAATGAAGTCGATGCTCGACCGACTTGGTATTCCGAACCGCGGCGTATTGAGTTTGGTTTTGAAATTAATTTTTAA
- a CDS encoding endonuclease/exonuclease/phosphatase family protein, which yields MKKQYVSMLSVVIFFSVVMLFTGFQSSTPPIRVMTFNIRLDSPNDGPNIWANRKVNLVSMIRFHNADLVGLQEAQKHQIDFIMQSLPEYGWYGVGRDDGKEGGEFSAILYKKERFDTTMSSTFWCSSTPEHPGLGWDAAYQRIVTYGKMSDKRTNTIFYMFNTHLDNEGKIARAESARLIKKKIQVICGNYPVILTGDFNSEPNSEPYKIISSQDTSFSVQLVDTKTLSKNMPHGPHGTFTAFNINAKPASPIDFIFVKKGISVLSHGTLSDSFDGYLPSDHYPVLAEIVF from the coding sequence ATGAAAAAACAATACGTATCAATGTTGAGCGTTGTCATTTTTTTCTCAGTGGTAATGTTGTTTACAGGATTTCAATCCTCAACACCGCCTATCAGAGTCATGACGTTTAATATCAGGCTGGATAGTCCCAACGACGGGCCAAATATTTGGGCCAATAGAAAAGTTAATCTTGTCAGTATGATCAGGTTCCACAATGCGGATCTTGTAGGACTTCAAGAAGCGCAAAAGCATCAGATCGATTTTATCATGCAATCATTACCGGAATACGGATGGTATGGCGTAGGCCGCGATGATGGTAAAGAGGGAGGAGAATTTTCTGCAATTCTGTACAAAAAGGAGAGGTTCGATACAACAATGTCCTCAACATTTTGGTGCTCTTCCACTCCGGAACATCCGGGGTTAGGCTGGGATGCGGCATACCAACGAATTGTTACTTACGGAAAAATGAGTGATAAACGAACCAATACAATTTTTTACATGTTCAACACCCATTTAGATAATGAAGGAAAAATAGCAAGAGCAGAAAGTGCTAGACTGATCAAGAAAAAAATACAGGTAATTTGCGGTAATTATCCTGTTATACTCACGGGCGATTTTAATTCTGAACCGAACTCCGAACCGTATAAAATTATTTCATCGCAGGATACAAGCTTTTCTGTCCAATTGGTTGATACGAAGACATTATCCAAAAATATGCCTCACGGTCCACATGGAACATTTACAGCGTTTAATATCAATGCCAAACCCGCTTCACCGATCGATTTTATCTTTGTGAAAAAAGGAATATCGGTGTTATCCCATGGGACTCTTTCGGATTCGTTTGATGGATATCTTCCTTCGGATCATTATCCCGTTCTTGCCGAAATAGTATTTTAG
- a CDS encoding response regulator transcription factor, whose translation MTKPITIWVVEDNLRYRKSLSGLINRTPGMQCPRTFASCEEALMVLYTDRTPKVILLDIGLPGMSGIEGIEQFKQLLPAIHIVILTVYDDNDKVFNALCAGASGYLLKDSSPDKIITSIKEVLAGGAPMNMPIAHKVLEMFAQFKPKKSDYGLTDREKEILQHMVAGLTIQQIADKLFLSFHTVNSHLKNIYTKLHVNTRSSAVSKVYKENLL comes from the coding sequence TTGACAAAACCAATTACGATATGGGTTGTAGAGGATAATCTTCGGTATCGCAAATCGCTTTCCGGGTTGATTAATCGTACACCCGGAATGCAATGTCCTCGAACATTCGCATCGTGTGAAGAAGCGTTGATGGTACTCTATACTGACAGGACGCCAAAAGTAATTCTTCTGGATATTGGTTTGCCCGGCATGAGCGGAATTGAAGGAATAGAACAATTTAAGCAGTTGCTCCCCGCAATTCATATCGTAATTCTAACCGTGTATGATGATAATGACAAAGTGTTCAATGCATTGTGCGCCGGAGCATCAGGATATTTGCTGAAGGATTCTTCTCCAGATAAAATTATCACTTCCATAAAGGAAGTTCTCGCCGGCGGTGCTCCGATGAATATGCCCATTGCACATAAAGTGCTTGAAATGTTTGCGCAGTTCAAACCAAAAAAATCTGATTACGGTTTGACAGACAGGGAAAAAGAGATACTGCAACACATGGTTGCCGGACTCACCATCCAGCAGATTGCCGATAAATTATTCCTCAGTTTCCATACCGTGAATTCTCATCTCAAAAATATTTATACGAAACTGCACGTCAATACTCGCTCAAGCGCGGTTTCAAAAGTCTACAAAGAAAATTTATTATAA
- a CDS encoding two-component regulator propeller domain-containing protein: MSTIDHQYVFPSSFQMYPRIAVRAVAAIVFLCIQLSAQDRSMVFERFTIENGLSNNSVNNILQTKDGFLWIATKDGLNRYDGQSFKYYKHDPSKNSLPENYVNVLLECSDGTLLIGMWGGGLCVYNSQQETFTRIDSPEPYDDYIQALYQDAQGYVWIGTLNGGLSKVDLKTKKIISYRKNTSTSKSFPTDNITCIINDQQNNLWLGSGDAGLLHFDPTTEKITYYTDHPSNNNKVLGKNILTIVNDRNTYLWIGTQAGFDRFDLSTGHWTHNPFVSQEHQAYLANPVSQIIKDRLGRLWVGTYEYLGLFQIESVDAPAPAVVHFRRENDNLTSIISDRIRWMYEDRQHNIWIGTEDGLAKLPVTQPFYQYRHLPLRPTSLNGRVVSGIVEDEDEVLWVGLGGSGFDKIDLRTKTIQHYSHDNQKITNTLSSNTVTSMYKDRDGILWVGTMSGGLNKFDPKTKTIKQYTYHERDSTSIRSNWVQQVLETRQGEFLVATNDGLQLFDRKRETFQLYRPPVVTGTKLLPATFSPNALFEDREGNIWIGTWLDGLFQYNPKTKMILQYLPEEKNLNSISSSKITSITEDKLGHIWIGTHSGGFNKFDKASEKFYHYSTLNGLPNDVVFGILEDDRGFVWVSTMKGLVKFNPKTETFRVYDESDGIVHNQFNWRAYFKNKKGAMYFGGINGFVAFHPDSMKIDSVPPNVAITSFKIFDKEVILPQSLTDTKEIVLHHDQNFFSIEFIVLDLTPLHKHQFAYMLNEVDPDWVNAGARRVAYYTNIEQGTYYFRVKANNADGVWGAPTILKIVILPAWWMTWWFRVLVFLSLLTGGIALYKYRVRQLIEIERIRFNIASDLHDEIGSNLSSISVDSQMLMQGTHLSDTERELSSDISKTAKETVEAMRDIIWFINPKNDIGEDVIFKMKETASKLLVGIQWTFNISSEIRFTAFDLEVRRHLFLMYKEWLTNVVRHSKAQHCDIEAGKKGNMIHLVIQDNGVGFDVQHVKKNNGLSNIYHRAEKIHAQVALTSDIGKGTRIVITIPIKAS, from the coding sequence TTGTCAACAATTGATCATCAATATGTGTTTCCCTCTAGTTTTCAAATGTATCCCCGCATAGCAGTACGTGCAGTTGCAGCAATTGTTTTTCTCTGCATTCAACTTTCTGCTCAGGACCGCTCCATGGTGTTTGAACGATTCACTATTGAGAACGGACTTTCCAACAATTCCGTTAATAATATCCTTCAAACAAAGGATGGGTTTTTGTGGATAGCCACAAAAGACGGGCTGAACCGTTACGATGGACAATCGTTTAAATATTATAAGCATGACCCCTCCAAAAACTCGCTCCCGGAGAACTATGTGAATGTGTTGTTGGAATGTTCGGATGGAACTTTATTAATCGGCATGTGGGGAGGCGGACTGTGTGTATACAATTCACAGCAGGAAACTTTTACGCGAATTGATTCCCCGGAACCGTATGATGATTATATTCAAGCGTTGTATCAAGATGCGCAAGGGTATGTTTGGATTGGAACGCTCAATGGCGGTCTGAGCAAAGTAGACCTGAAAACAAAAAAAATTATTTCTTATCGAAAGAATACCTCGACCTCAAAATCGTTTCCGACTGACAATATCACTTGTATTATCAATGACCAGCAGAATAATTTATGGTTAGGAAGCGGTGATGCAGGATTATTACATTTTGATCCAACAACAGAAAAAATAACTTATTATACCGACCATCCTTCGAACAACAATAAGGTTCTTGGTAAAAACATTCTCACAATAGTGAACGATCGGAATACGTATTTGTGGATTGGCACTCAAGCTGGTTTTGATCGATTTGATCTTTCTACCGGACATTGGACCCACAATCCGTTTGTTTCTCAAGAGCACCAAGCATATCTCGCTAATCCCGTCAGTCAAATAATAAAAGATCGTCTTGGGAGACTATGGGTCGGTACATATGAATATCTCGGACTCTTTCAAATTGAATCTGTTGATGCACCTGCTCCTGCTGTTGTCCATTTTCGTCGCGAAAATGATAATCTTACCTCAATTATCTCAGACCGAATACGATGGATGTATGAAGACCGTCAGCACAACATTTGGATCGGCACAGAAGATGGTTTGGCAAAACTGCCGGTGACGCAGCCATTTTATCAATATCGCCATTTGCCGCTCCGTCCGACCAGCCTCAATGGAAGAGTGGTGAGCGGCATCGTTGAAGATGAGGATGAAGTGTTATGGGTTGGTTTAGGGGGAAGCGGATTTGACAAAATTGATCTTCGAACAAAGACAATACAACACTATTCACACGATAATCAAAAAATTACGAATACACTCAGCAGCAATACCGTTACCTCAATGTATAAAGATCGCGATGGAATTTTATGGGTTGGGACGATGAGTGGCGGTCTAAATAAATTTGATCCAAAAACAAAAACAATAAAACAGTATACCTATCATGAGCGCGATTCGACAAGTATTCGGTCTAATTGGGTTCAGCAAGTATTGGAAACTCGTCAAGGAGAATTTCTTGTTGCCACCAATGATGGATTACAGCTTTTTGATCGGAAACGTGAAACGTTTCAATTGTATCGACCTCCTGTTGTTACCGGCACGAAATTATTGCCGGCAACATTCTCGCCCAATGCGCTTTTTGAAGATCGGGAAGGGAACATTTGGATAGGAACATGGTTGGACGGATTATTTCAATACAACCCGAAGACAAAGATGATACTGCAATATTTGCCGGAAGAAAAGAATCTTAACAGCATCAGTTCAAGTAAAATCACTTCCATTACAGAAGATAAGCTGGGTCATATTTGGATTGGCACACACAGCGGCGGATTCAACAAATTCGACAAAGCATCGGAGAAATTCTATCACTACTCTACATTAAATGGACTTCCCAATGATGTTGTTTTTGGGATCTTGGAAGACGATCGTGGTTTTGTGTGGGTGAGTACAATGAAAGGATTGGTAAAATTTAATCCGAAAACGGAAACATTCAGAGTGTATGATGAATCCGACGGGATTGTCCATAACCAATTTAACTGGCGTGCATATTTCAAAAATAAAAAAGGGGCGATGTATTTCGGAGGCATCAACGGTTTTGTCGCCTTCCATCCTGATTCTATGAAAATAGACTCCGTTCCTCCAAACGTTGCAATAACTTCGTTCAAAATTTTTGATAAAGAAGTCATTTTGCCGCAATCTCTTACGGACACAAAAGAAATTGTCCTTCATCACGATCAAAATTTTTTCTCCATAGAATTTATTGTATTGGATTTGACGCCGCTCCATAAGCATCAATTTGCTTATATGTTGAATGAGGTTGACCCAGACTGGGTGAATGCTGGAGCACGCCGCGTGGCATATTACACAAATATTGAACAGGGGACGTATTATTTTCGAGTAAAAGCCAACAATGCGGATGGAGTGTGGGGTGCGCCGACGATTCTTAAGATTGTCATTCTTCCTGCGTGGTGGATGACATGGTGGTTTAGGGTGTTGGTGTTTCTTTCGCTGTTGACCGGCGGTATTGCTCTCTATAAATATAGAGTGCGCCAATTAATTGAGATTGAGAGGATCCGGTTCAATATTGCCAGCGACCTACATGATGAAATCGGAAGCAATCTTAGCAGTATCAGCGTTGACAGTCAAATGTTAATGCAAGGAACGCATCTTTCCGACACGGAACGTGAACTGTCATCCGACATCAGCAAAACGGCAAAAGAGACCGTCGAGGCAATGAGGGATATCATATGGTTTATCAATCCCAAAAATGATATTGGCGAAGATGTGATTTTTAAAATGAAGGAAACAGCCTCCAAACTTCTTGTAGGAATACAATGGACTTTTAATATCTCTTCAGAAATCCGGTTTACAGCGTTCGATTTGGAAGTGCGCCGGCATCTCTTTTTGATGTATAAGGAATGGTTGACGAATGTTGTTCGTCATTCCAAAGCACAACATTGCGATATTGAAGCCGGGAAAAAAGGGAATATGATCCATCTTGTTATTCAAGATAATGGAGTGGGATTTGATGTTCAGCATGTGAAAAAGAACAACGGTTTATCCAACATTTATCACCGCGCAGAAAAAATACATGCGCAGGTTGCACTGACCAGTGATATCGGCAAGGGAACCCGGATAGTGATAACCATTCCAATCAAAGCATCCTGA